The following is a genomic window from Chryseobacterium sp. StRB126.
ATTTCTTCTTACAATTTTTTCTGTTGAGCATTTTTCTTTTGTGCTACTACGGGAGTTCCCGGCTGTAGTCTGTCGAAACCGGAAACGATATACTGATCTCCAGCTCTAAGCCCTTTGGAAACAATGAAATTATCCCCAGCTTTTCCATTTACTTCTACAGGAAGCATTTCTGCTTTTCCATTTTTGATGGTAAATACAAAAACTTTGTCCTGAATGGTTCTGGTAGATGCTATCGGAAGTAAAACCACATTGCTGTAGAACTGGTCTAATAAGATTTTCCCAGTGTTTCCACTTCTAAGAACATTATTGGGATTGTTGAATTTTGCTCTTAAAGTAATAGAACCTGTAGTTTTGTTAAACTGACCTTCAACAGCATCAATTCTTCCCGTTTCAGCATACTTTTCACCTCCTGAAAGCAATAGAGATACAGCCGGAGTGTTTTTAATAACCTCATCAATGCTGCTTCCTACATACTGCTTCTGGAAATTATTAAAGTCATTTTCACTTAAGCTGAAATAGGTATATACCTGATGAATATCTGACAACAGGGTAATCGGCTCCTGATTACCCGGTGTCATCAAACTTCCCAAACGGTAGTTGAATCTCCCGATAAATCCACTTACCGGAGCTTTAATGGTTGAAAAATTAAGATTAATTTTTGCGGATTCAATAGAAGATGTGGACTGGCTTACGGCTCCCCTTGCTGCATTATAAGCTGCTTCAGCTTCTTTCACCTGAATTTCGGAAACCATTTTATTTCTGAAAAGCTCCTTTTTCCTTTCCAGATCAATTTTTGAAGTGGAAAGATTAGCCTGTGCTGTAATGAGTGCCGCCTGCGCACTTTTTAACTGCTCAGCAAATATCCTGTCTTCAATTTTAAAAAGTGGCTGCCCGGCTTTTACATAATCTCCTTCATCCACAAAAATTTTGCTTAGATATCCGGTTACCTGAGGTCTGATTTCGACATTGGAAATCCCCTCAATAGATGCTGCATACTCTCGGGAAACAGAAGCGTCTCCTTGTTTTACTATTTCTACAGGAAGTTCTGGTGCCTGTTGTTGATAAGCTTGATTTTGATTATTTTTCTTACACCCCGTTAAAGCAATGAGCGAAAGAAAAAATAGGGTTGATTTTTGAACAAAAAATCTTTGCATAACTCTAGTCATTTAAATTTTCCGTACAAAAATCGAACGAAAAAAATTCAATCGAATTATTCAAAAAACCCCTTGTTTTGTCAAAAAGACTCCTTATTTTTAAAAACATGAGAAATATCATTCATAGATAATTTAAATGAGATATTTCTAAATTTTAAATCAAAAATAAGCGTTAGTTTTATCAAAAAGACACCATGAATACAACTCGCTCATTATCAATACAAATCATCTTTTCTGTATTCTAAAGGAGCTCTACCGGTGTGTTTTTTAAAAAATTTACTGAAGGAGGCCTGATCAGAGAATTTAAGCTGTACTGCCACCTCATTCACATTTAGATTAGGGTTTTTAAGCAGCAATCTTGCTTCTACCGCCAATATATGATGGATAATATCTCTTGGCGTTTTAAACATGGTTTTATTAATAACCTTTGTAAGATATTTCCGACTGATAAACAGCTTGTCTGCGTAGAACTGAACATTATGCTCTTCTTTGAAATGTTCCTGAACCAATTTAAAAAAACTTGTGGTAAGCTCGTCTTCACGATGGGTAACCACATGAGGTTTTTCAATTTTCTTGAAGTAATTGTCTATTTCATAAATCACCAGCGAGAAGTGATGCCAGATCATTTCATTAAAATAGTAGTTATCTTTCTCCTTGTTATTCAACTGTTTCAATTCATCAAGGTGAAAATTAAGCTTTCTGAACAAATCCGGTTCATTCCTGATAATAT
Proteins encoded in this region:
- a CDS encoding efflux RND transporter periplasmic adaptor subunit, translated to MQRFFVQKSTLFFLSLIALTGCKKNNQNQAYQQQAPELPVEIVKQGDASVSREYAASIEGISNVEIRPQVTGYLSKIFVDEGDYVKAGQPLFKIEDRIFAEQLKSAQAALITAQANLSTSKIDLERKKELFRNKMVSEIQVKEAEAAYNAARGAVSQSTSSIESAKINLNFSTIKAPVSGFIGRFNYRLGSLMTPGNQEPITLLSDIHQVYTYFSLSENDFNNFQKQYVGSSIDEVIKNTPAVSLLLSGGEKYAETGRIDAVEGQFNKTTGSITLRAKFNNPNNVLRSGNTGKILLDQFYSNVVLLPIASTRTIQDKVFVFTIKNGKAEMLPVEVNGKAGDNFIVSKGLRAGDQYIVSGFDRLQPGTPVVAQKKNAQQKKL
- a CDS encoding helix-turn-helix domain-containing protein gives rise to the protein MAKKSRKELPKEPDFVSRLAFDEVLQQVGFDLRIKEFVVMDIDRENYIIKPNIPYRSDYFCIFLVQEGSVGFKLDDKSYEVFKGDAVFGPMSETFWVENIAEDYKATYIFFSVDFISQAGFNYKSNNVLKSLSSDPTHIIRNEPDLFRKLNFHLDELKQLNNKEKDNYYFNEMIWHHFSLVIYEIDNYFKKIEKPHVVTHREDELTTSFFKLVQEHFKEEHNVQFYADKLFISRKYLTKVINKTMFKTPRDIIHHILAVEARLLLKNPNLNVNEVAVQLKFSDQASFSKFFKKHTGRAPLEYRKDDLY